The Megalobrama amblycephala isolate DHTTF-2021 linkage group LG7, ASM1881202v1, whole genome shotgun sequence genome window below encodes:
- the LOC125272494 gene encoding histone PARylation factor 1, translating into MWRETAGKKTAGMAGRGKRKPRSSPQTETPNGEVKKAKEGQRDEKTVAGEMKEEVERLYKLRMPDDFFQFWEFCKSLRADCPQDALKETLGLRLVGPFDILSKKHKSSSSSQPNFHLHWRHFYDPPEFQTIILGNVDTQHHMGYFRDLPDALPVFIGENEAKKGCTITQMGDNIFGAVLLFLQKKRKERGQQKNEAALDRLEKDLKREAERLDLPLEQKTKAMKQRERKVVTKTFHGAGIVVPVDKNDVGYRELPETDASLKKICKAIAEAKDDEERMKAFAPIQEMITFVQFANDECDYGMGYELGIDLFCYGSHYFNKVVRQLLPMAYNLLNRGLFGEILEAHLASRSQDNLDQLAAV; encoded by the exons ATGTGGAGAGAGActgcaggaaaaaaaacagcaggCATGGCGGGGCGCGGGAAAAGAAAACCCAGGTCTTCGCCGCAG ACAGAAACACCAAACGGGGAGGTGAAAAAAGCAAAAGAAGGGCAAAGGGATGAGAAGACTGTTGCAGGAGAAATGAAAGAAGAAGTAGAAAGATTGTACAAGCTACGCATGCCTGATGATTTTTTCCAGTTTTGGGAATTTTGCAAGAGTCTTCGTGCTGACTGTCCACAAG ATGCCCTAAAGGAAACACTTGGGCTTCGGCTTGTTGGCCCGTTTGATATCCTGTCCAAAAAACATAAGAGCTCGTCGTCCTCTCAGCCCAACTTTCACCTTCATTGGCGTCATTTCTATGATCCCCCAGAGTTCCAGACAATCATACTGGGCAATGTAGACACCCAGCACCACATGGGCTACTTTAG AGATTTGCCTGATGCTTTACCTGTGTTCATTGGGGAGAATGAAGCCAAGAAGGGCTGTACCATCACACAGATGGGGGACAACATCTTTGGAGCAGTTCT GCTGTTTTTGCAGAAGAAAAGAAAGGAGAGGGGACAACAGAAGAACGAAGCTGCTTTGGACAGGTTAGAAAAAGATTTGAAGCGAGAGGCAGAGAGGTTGGATTTGCCTCTAGAGCAGAAAACTAAAGCAAtgaaacaaagagagagaaag GTGGTCACAAAGACATTTCATGGAGCAGGAATTGTGGTTCCAGTGGATAAAAATGATGTTGGATATAGAGAATTGCCAGAAACCGATG CAAGTCTGAAGAAAATTTGCAAAGCGATTGCAGAGGCCAAAGATGATGAGGAGAGGATGAAAGCTTTCGCGCCCATTCAGGAAATGATCACCTTCGTTCAGTTTGCCAATGATGAATGTGACTACGGCATGGGCTATGAGCTTGGGATAGACCTGTTCTGTTATGGCTCACAT TATTTCAATAAAGTGGTACGTCAGCTACTGCCAATGGCGTACAATCTGCTGAATAGAGGTCTGTTTGGAGAGATACTGGAGGCGCACCTCGCCAGTCGTTCCCAGGACAACCTTGACCAGCTCGCTGCTGTCTGA